Proteins from a genomic interval of Dunckerocampus dactyliophorus isolate RoL2022-P2 chromosome 5, RoL_Ddac_1.1, whole genome shotgun sequence:
- the c5h11orf96 gene encoding uncharacterized protein C11orf96 homolog, translating to MAAVRHMVMEPSGFHVLPAHLMASAMEEFPQQLPVPKCPSRGKSRARRPREARFKTQPVTFAEIAEVEEEGSSPLEEERARRSFLQSLENLRRSTQTLHSSPAAHHHCTPSPTQASLDSSDSDSTQ from the coding sequence ATGGCTGCTGTGCGTCACATGGTCATGGAGCCATCCGGCTTCCATGTCCTTCCAGCCCACCTTATGGCCTCAGCCATGGAGGAGTTCCCCCAGCAGCTGCCCGTCCCCAAGTGCCCGTCCAGGGGCAAGAGCCGCGCCCGGCGACCCCGCGAGGCCCGCTTCAAGACCCAGCCGGTCACCTTCGCCGAGATCGccgaggtggaggaggagggctCCTCGCCACTAGAGGAGGAGCGGGCTCGTCGCTCCTTTTTGCAGTCCTTGGAGAACCTGAGGAGGAGCACCCAGACCCTCCACTCCTCGCCGGCTGCCCACCACCACTGCACTCCGTCCCCCACACAGGCCAGCCTGGACTCCAGTGACTCCGACTCCACCCAGTGA